TAGAATCGCCATTTTCCTGGAGAGGGAGGGAGTGAATATGGCTATTGGCATCTGAGTTAGTCGTTCATACGATTCTGATGTAGTGCAACCAAACAATTTCCATTGCACACATATTCTTGAGTTTTGGTTTCATAATGTAGGATTCATTATACCTTGAAATTTGAGATCCATATATTTGCCTATAATtatgcaaaaaaacaaaacgaatGTGTATCTCAAAAAAAGATTTttgtttagagagagagagagagaggggagaaaCGAGAGTGAAATGGGCTTCGCCAGTGGGCTTAGCTTAACTTTCACTCGCTCATTAGTGTAGCCTCCGCCTCATGGGCTGCTGATCCGGCCCTCGGCGTGGAGGTTTCTCCCTCGGCCGAGTCCCCTTCCTCgccgatctccgccgccgccgccgccgccgccgaggggAAGCCATCCATGGCTCTCCGCCGCGCCATCGGGTCCCTCGCCGTCCGCTCGCAGGCATCATACtgcctccgccgcgccgccgcctcgccccccACCCTCACGCCTCCTCCGCCCCCGCCTCCGTCCTTCCGCCGCCCGGTCATCGTCCCACGCCGCTCCTTCGCCGCCCCGCCCCAGCACGTAAGTCCCCATCGCTCCCTCCCCCATCCCTCTACCCCCCTAGCTCCTCCTCCTCTCAACGCCTGTGGGTTCTTGTGCTCGGAAGGTCAAGAAGGTGGCCAagcacgacgacgacgacgccggGCCCCGGCTCAACAACGACATCACCGCTCCCTTCCTCCGGCTCGTCACCGACCAAGGTGCCGACGACGCGCCCACCCACCCCCCACTCCTCCATTCACCATTCCGATGCTGAAGATCCGATTTTTTTCCCGatttttgcagggcatgatgTTGTCCCCAGGCACGAGGCCCTTCAGATGGCTGCCAGGATGGGGCTGGACCTGGTTGAGGTACTACCTCATTTCCATTTCTTTTTCAGCTCTGCCCGAGCGTCGGCATCTTCGTATACTTCTTCAGTTGTGCCCATTTCTCATGGTTACCTCGTCGCAGGTTGACCGGAAATCGGACCCTCCGGTTTGCAAGATCATCGACTTCCACAAGGAGAAGTACATCAAGGATGTCAAGGACAAAGAGCGCCTAAAAGCCAAGGTATGTATCCGCGATAAAATCATCCTCGGTGAATCTGTTGTCCCATCGCTGCTGGAGTTGAGTTGAAATGCTTGGAGCAGAGCATGTTTGTAAACGTGTTCAGATCGTAGGATTGTGAACTAACTAGTGGTTCATTGGTCCGTGTTAAGAAAACCGTTTGTTACACAGCAATTAGTCTTGCCTACAGAAACTATCGCTCACTCTAGTGCTAGTATCTTTGTCTTGTACACAAACATATTATGTTCATATCAATAGGATGTGCTAAATGTAGCCTTATAAACTGAGCAAGGGAAAACAGTTTTAACCATTGTATCTCCTTCCATGTTTATATTACTTCTGCATAAGTCATGATAACGTGCACCTTCAATGGGCTTTGATCTCACATCTTCATGAAAATAGCTAATCTCTCTCCTTATTTTGCATCTGATTTTCGGCAGTCTGCTATTACTTTGCGTTGTGGAGATATCAAAGAAGTGCGGTTTAAGGCGAAAACAGTAAGTTTTCTTGCTTGTTTTAGCCTTTCGTTAATAATTGCAGATTATCATCTTTCATGATTCTTTATTTTTATATGGAATGCATGCTTGActactactactccctctgtctcaaAATGTAAGACGTATTTTGGGAGTATTTCAAAGGAAAACATTGGTAGTTGCTTTCTGGCAGTAATAATGAATGTTCTGTTGTTCTACATAACGTTTTTGTTCAGATGTGCAATGCATGATTGATTGCCACCTTTTAGCTGTAGTAACAGCTCGATTGGACTGCTACACCCTTTTTTCATGTTCGTTTGGGCCTATACCTAGTTGAGCTCACTCATTTCCAAAGTCATAGATATATTGTATTCAATATGGAGGCCTTGTGCCATGGGGTGTTGTTGAGGCACATAAATTATTGTTCGCAGGAAATTAAAGACTTGAAGGTGAAAGCAGATGCAATTACCAGGCTGATGGACCGTGGTTACAGGGTGAAGGTAAGAGCGCTCACATgctttttagttttattttattgtATGGTTCTGCAAATCTTTGGTGACAACCCAAGCAACCGCAACACGAATATTAATACATCTTATCTGTGGGTTTTGCTTTTTAACTTCTTTTTATACTAATGTTTACTGGGCAATCCCCAAGGAAACCTTATATCTGGACAAGGGGAACCAAACAGTGTGCAATGATTAGGGGGGCTTTTGTCGCTCCGAAAGTTATGGATATATAGGAACCAATGATTATGATCGGGAACCAATCATGGGTTTCAATTCAGTTATGTAAGTAGCTTAAGTGTAGCAAACTCTTATTGTGCCTATATAATGGTAAGAGGGATGAAGTAGTTTATTATCCAGGAGGAACTTTCTGGGAATAAACCTGTCTGTCATATATCTTGTTTCTGGAGAATCACAATAACATGTTGTCCCTTTCTCTTCACCTGAAGCAATAAAATTTTCTGTTCGGTCTGAACTGTTCATGGAGAATCACAATAACATGTTGTCCCTTTGTCTTCACCTGAAGCAATAATTACCTGATGGACTTGGTTTTCATTTTTACCTAAGACGATAGTATTTGGCACAATCTTTTGAACTGCTAACCAACATCTTGAACTGGATTTTCGTTTTCGGACTATTAAAACCTTCATATCTATATATTGGATCTGTTGATGTTCATATGCATGTGTTTACCTTATTATATTCTTGGGTACAACAAGCTGTGAAGAACTGAGTGATGCTCCTGTTTGGCAGTGCATGGCGATGCCCGCAGGTAACGAAGCCGAAGATTTAGGCGGACCGCTATCTCGCTTATTAGGACTGGTGAGTACTCCCTTCTGTACTGTACTGTACTGTTCCCGGCCCCTTTTTTATCCTTGACTACAAAATTGACACTAAGAATTGCTGCCTATGAAAGTTTATCTCTTTCTATGATTTCACTGATTCAACAGATTCAAGATGTCTGTACCGTGGAAAGCGGGCCGCATTTGGACTCCAAGCATGCATATGTTATTGTCAGGCACGTGAAGTttgcaaccaagaaaggtggaaAGAAAGCAAGCAAGGCCATGGAAGACGCAAGCAAAGGCAGCCCCCGCACCGCTACCTCCGAATCGCCACCCGCTGCTACTGATAGCGGGGACGACACAAGTGAACATGGTCTGGAAGCTGAGGATGTTGACAAAGCTCCCGCCTATACCCCCCGTGAATCTTCACCGCAAAAGAAAGGGCAAGATAGAGGGTTTAGAGGCAGCAACCGCGGTAACTTGGACAAGAGCACTGGTGCTGGAGGAAACAGGATTAACCCTGGTCAGGGTGGACCACAACCATCGCAATATGGACTTGGTTCCAGGAATGGTAGTCCTGAAATGGAAAAGCTAAAGCAGGCTAAGGCTAATGAAGGCATGACACCCGAGCAGACAAACAGGTATGCCAGCCGTAGGCAGCAGCCCGGAGGCGTAGACAGCCAAGGCAGACCACCACAGCAGGACCCTAGGAGAGGTGAACATGAAGGCCGCTATCAAAGGCCTCCTTTGGAACAGCCGAGCCCACCACCGCCAAGGTTCAACCAAGGAAGACCCCCGCAGCAAGACCTGAGAAGAAACGAGAACAACGAAGACAGGTATTGCCGTCCCCAGGACAACCAAAGGCCACCTCTGCAACAGCCTGGCCCGCCGCCCCCAAGGTTCAGCCAAGGCAGCAGACCCCCGCAGCAGGACCCGAGGGGAAACGAGAGAGGAGGCCATGTCCCGCCGTATAGCAGCCAGCGGCCGCAGTTCCAGCAATCGAATCCGAACGCCGAGCCATCAGCAGGGAACCCTGCTTCGACAGCAGCCAGAAGCGTGGGCGTATTCAGCAGCCGAAAGCCAGGCACGGCATCCGAGCCGAAGAAGACGGCGGACGGCGGTCTGTCTGGTGGTGCCGGTAAGCCTGCCGATACCGGCCCGGCCAAAAGCTTCGGGATATTCAGTAAACCTAAAAAGGGAAGCTCATGAGAAAGAACGAGGTTGGCGGCGACGCTTGCGAAGAACGATACTAGGTTTTTGTGGCGAAAGCCGCGATACAAGAGAGGAAATAACTAATATTCTGCCTTTGAGGATGTGTTTTTCGCGGTGGCTGTCTATTTGACACGGGACGGTTGGAAATTGACTAGCAAGCAATGTACTACCATTTTGTTGTTATTATTCATTTGGCCTAAATAAATAATTGATGAACATCATTATTGGTTGATCTTTATGCAAACACAAGATGAACCCATGCAGTGTCTGTGGTGTGTGTCACAGCTATTTTTGACAGCAGCAAGCAATACTTGTTGAATATGTCTGTGTTTGTGTCATGTGCTAACTGGTTTTGTGTCATGTACTAACTGGTGAATTAATTGGCAGGGAGCCCAGAGGACATTAATTATCTTTGTCTTCCCTAAGAGCATGATTTATAATACAATCAATAATCGGCTATAAGGCGTTGCCACGTCATTTAGAGCCAATCTAATAGTCGGCTTGTACAATTGTAAGTTTTAAATATGTATTATTTTATtaatagtt
The sequence above is a segment of the Aegilops tauschii subsp. strangulata cultivar AL8/78 chromosome 6, Aet v6.0, whole genome shotgun sequence genome. Coding sequences within it:
- the LOC109767680 gene encoding uncharacterized protein, with product MALRRAIGSLAVRSQASYCLRRAAASPPTLTPPPPPPPSFRRPVIVPRRSFAAPPQHVKKVAKHDDDDAGPRLNNDITAPFLRLVTDQGHDVVPRHEALQMAARMGLDLVEVDRKSDPPVCKIIDFHKEKYIKDVKDKERLKAKSAITLRCGDIKEVRFKAKTEIKDLKVKADAITRLMDRGYRVKCMAMPAGNEAEDLGGPLSRLLGLIQDVCTVESGPHLDSKHAYVIVRHVKFATKKGGKKASKAMEDASKGSPRTATSESPPAATDSGDDTSEHGLEAEDVDKAPAYTPRESSPQKKGQDRGFRGSNRGNLDKSTGAGGNRINPGQGGPQPSQYGLGSRNGSPEMEKLKQAKANEGMTPEQTNRYASRRQQPGGVDSQGRPPQQDPRRGEHEGRYQRPPLEQPSPPPPRFNQGRPPQQDLRRNENNEDRYCRPQDNQRPPLQQPGPPPPRFSQGSRPPQQDPRGNERGGHVPPYSSQRPQFQQSNPNAEPSAGNPASTAARSVGVFSSRKPGTASEPKKTADGGLSGGAGKPADTGPAKSFGIFSKPKKGSS